The proteins below come from a single Salinivibrio kushneri genomic window:
- a CDS encoding sulfite exporter TauE/SafE family protein: MIDVTFAIYYALLGMGVGFIAGLVGVGGGGLTVPAFTLLFAAQGIGDQHVVHMALGSSMAAMVFTTFSSMRAHYTKGHVNTSLAFNMALGVIAGTFIATTLAAAVNGVALALFFSLFMLYVAYKMFQPKRPQANLTPHKPAGNVAVGTLIGTISALVSVSGAGMIVPYLIGQNLAVKNAVGTSAAIGFPLAITGTLGYLLNGWENTTPEQLTFGYIYLPAVVLFSLASYFSAPLGVACAARLPADKLKKTLGVLSLLLSIKMLMHVLQGG, translated from the coding sequence ATGATCGACGTAACATTCGCCATTTATTACGCGTTATTAGGGATGGGTGTTGGCTTTATTGCCGGTTTAGTGGGAGTGGGAGGAGGTGGGCTAACGGTGCCAGCCTTTACCTTGCTGTTTGCCGCGCAAGGAATTGGCGACCAACATGTCGTCCATATGGCGCTCGGGAGCTCAATGGCCGCGATGGTGTTCACCACCTTCAGTAGTATGCGTGCCCACTATACCAAAGGCCACGTCAATACATCGCTTGCCTTTAACATGGCACTCGGTGTGATAGCCGGCACCTTTATCGCCACCACCCTAGCCGCGGCCGTCAACGGTGTGGCACTCGCTCTCTTTTTTAGTCTGTTTATGCTTTATGTGGCTTACAAAATGTTCCAACCCAAACGCCCACAAGCCAACTTAACGCCTCACAAACCGGCAGGCAATGTCGCGGTTGGCACACTGATTGGCACCATTTCTGCCCTCGTCTCAGTCAGCGGCGCCGGCATGATTGTTCCCTATTTAATCGGCCAAAACTTAGCAGTAAAAAACGCAGTTGGCACCTCGGCAGCGATTGGGTTTCCACTCGCCATCACAGGCACCTTGGGGTATTTGCTCAACGGCTGGGAAAACACCACACCGGAGCAACTCACATTTGGCTATATCTATCTGCCCGCGGTGGTGCTGTTCTCGCTCGCCAGTTACTTCTCAGCACCACTGGGTGTGGCCTGTGCCGCACGTTTGCCCGCCGACAAACTGAAAAAGACACTGGGCGTGCTATCCCTCTTGCTCAGCATCAAAATGCTCATGCATGTTTTGCAGGGCGGCTAG
- a CDS encoding Txe/YoeB family addiction module toxin: protein MTWKLVYTKQAQKDAKKLASSGLKPKAQELLALIEDDPYRKPPPFEKLVGDLTGAYSRRINIQHRLVYQVLEDEQVVKVLRLWSHYE from the coding sequence GTGACATGGAAGTTGGTTTACACCAAACAAGCCCAGAAAGACGCAAAAAAGCTGGCTTCCAGTGGCCTAAAACCAAAAGCGCAAGAACTGTTAGCACTGATTGAAGACGACCCCTACCGTAAACCTCCTCCGTTTGAAAAGCTTGTCGGTGATCTCACTGGTGCCTATTCACGCCGTATTAATATTCAACATCGTTTGGTCTATCAAGTCCTCGAGGATGAACAAGTGGTGAAAGTGCTCAGGCTCTGGAGCCATTATGAATAG
- a CDS encoding type II toxin-antitoxin system Phd/YefM family antitoxin, which produces MTGITATEARSKLYRLIDETAESHQPIVIAGKRNKAVLVSEEDWSAIQETLYLLSVPGMRESIREGIATPTDECDEELDW; this is translated from the coding sequence ATGACGGGGATCACTGCCACTGAAGCGCGTAGTAAATTGTATCGGCTCATTGATGAAACCGCCGAATCGCATCAGCCCATTGTTATTGCGGGCAAACGTAACAAAGCGGTGCTGGTTTCTGAAGAAGACTGGTCAGCAATTCAGGAAACACTCTATTTGCTTTCTGTACCAGGGATGCGTGAGTCAATTCGCGAAGGCATCGCCACGCCGACGGATGAATGCGATGAGGAGTTGGACTGGTGA
- a CDS encoding arylamine N-acetyltransferase family protein: protein MTSAPMIEEYLHRLALSEAKGVALVTELVEKHLSQYAFSSLNAMAGQPLSLQTDALLERLVVNQQGGYCFEHNKIAYLALKHLGFEVRSVLARVMLNGKPTNPRTHRMNVLELDGETYLVDVGFGNKTPRGLVNINQRTCTIGHDTYQITRNSDVVTVVLHEPDQPPLTLYEVELYDVVEADFEVAHFYSHQHPEAIFVNNLVVSLITASHRYLIRNQQFLVWDTAGQLVTDQSIDSVEALTQLVHEVFLLQPPKAVLETAFAQVAANAAA, encoded by the coding sequence ATGACATCAGCACCCATGATTGAAGAGTATTTACATCGTCTCGCGTTGAGTGAGGCTAAGGGCGTGGCACTGGTCACTGAGCTTGTTGAAAAACACCTGTCACAGTATGCGTTTTCTAGCCTCAATGCCATGGCGGGACAGCCGCTTTCTTTACAGACGGATGCCTTGCTTGAGCGGTTGGTAGTGAACCAACAAGGCGGCTATTGCTTTGAGCACAATAAAATTGCCTATCTTGCCCTGAAACATTTGGGGTTTGAAGTGCGCAGTGTGCTGGCGCGGGTGATGCTTAATGGTAAACCCACCAATCCCCGCACTCACCGTATGAATGTGCTTGAGCTCGATGGCGAGACTTATCTAGTGGACGTTGGTTTTGGCAATAAAACCCCGCGCGGGTTAGTCAATATTAACCAGCGCACCTGCACCATCGGACACGATACCTATCAAATCACGCGCAATAGTGATGTGGTGACCGTGGTATTACACGAGCCCGATCAACCACCATTAACGTTGTACGAGGTTGAGCTTTATGACGTAGTAGAAGCCGATTTTGAAGTGGCGCATTTCTATTCTCATCAACACCCCGAAGCCATTTTCGTCAATAACCTTGTGGTGTCGTTGATCACCGCTTCACACCGCTATTTGATTCGTAATCAGCAGTTTTTGGTGTGGGATACGGCGGGGCAGCTCGTTACCGATCAAAGCATCGATAGTGTCGAGGCATTAACTCAGCTGGTTCATGAGGTGTTTTTATTGCAACCGCCGAAAGCAGTGTTGGAAACTGCGTTTGCACAGGTAGCGGCCAACGCGGCGGCTTGA
- a CDS encoding LysE family translocator: protein MTDVLSLVSIGFAFFVVAVSPGPANISNATIAMSKGRKVSLVYGAGLSIGLLFWGIVAASGLGVVLQGSVYLLMLLKIVGGVYLLWLAYLSFKSSFNAAATVSTNDNQEVGYRKWFVRGVVLNSSNPKTVVAWMAALSVGMGSSSDGLFLVAAVLTCMLVGFLVNGMYSLLFSINGVMNVYQKVAHWVERVVSGIFALAGLGLLRSAFSRNPA from the coding sequence ATGACTGACGTTTTATCACTGGTTTCAATAGGGTTCGCATTTTTTGTTGTCGCGGTCTCCCCGGGGCCGGCGAATATCTCCAATGCAACTATCGCCATGAGTAAGGGACGAAAAGTCAGCCTTGTTTACGGCGCAGGGTTATCCATTGGGCTGCTGTTTTGGGGCATTGTCGCCGCCAGTGGCTTGGGTGTGGTGCTGCAAGGGTCGGTGTATTTACTCATGCTGCTAAAAATCGTGGGTGGCGTGTATCTTCTATGGCTGGCTTACCTTTCTTTTAAATCATCCTTTAACGCCGCCGCGACGGTATCCACAAACGATAACCAAGAAGTGGGATACCGAAAATGGTTTGTTCGTGGCGTGGTTTTAAATTCCTCTAATCCTAAAACTGTGGTGGCATGGATGGCGGCTTTGTCGGTTGGAATGGGGTCAAGCAGCGATGGGCTGTTTCTTGTCGCTGCGGTGCTGACTTGTATGCTGGTCGGCTTTTTGGTGAATGGGATGTACTCCCTGTTGTTTTCAATCAACGGCGTGATGAACGTCTACCAAAAAGTGGCGCATTGGGTCGAGCGGGTAGTGTCTGGGATCTTCGCACTGGCGGGGTTAGGGTTGCTGCGCTCCGCCTTTAGCCGCAATCCTGCGTGA
- a CDS encoding FMN-binding negative transcriptional regulator, translating to MEMTGEGAIKAFISDYGFGVLVSNDLNATHLPLIYQAEEGTLGCLYGHFGKANAHWKVAENQRVVVIFNGPHSYISPSWYKAKPAVPTWNYAAVHCYGVLKLLSDKENEWAMKQLVAKYEPSLLDAPETMPSDYQAKLRQSVVGFKIVVDDIHAKEKLGQHRKADDQTGVFAALSDSTHPNDIALSAYMEKRNLGIGNK from the coding sequence ATGGAAATGACTGGCGAGGGCGCAATTAAGGCGTTCATTTCCGATTATGGCTTTGGCGTTCTCGTTTCTAATGATTTGAATGCAACACACTTGCCCTTAATCTATCAAGCAGAAGAGGGGACATTAGGCTGTCTTTATGGGCATTTTGGAAAAGCGAATGCACATTGGAAAGTAGCAGAGAATCAGCGTGTTGTGGTTATCTTTAATGGGCCGCATTCATATATATCACCATCGTGGTATAAGGCAAAGCCCGCCGTGCCCACATGGAATTATGCGGCTGTGCATTGTTACGGTGTCTTAAAGCTTTTGAGTGACAAAGAAAACGAATGGGCAATGAAGCAGCTTGTGGCGAAGTATGAACCTAGTCTGCTTGATGCACCGGAAACGATGCCAAGCGATTATCAAGCGAAACTACGCCAGTCAGTCGTGGGCTTTAAAATTGTTGTTGACGACATTCATGCAAAGGAAAAGCTAGGTCAACATCGTAAAGCGGACGATCAAACGGGCGTGTTTGCCGCACTCAGTGACAGCACGCATCCAAATGATATCGCCTTGTCGGCGTATATGGAAAAACGCAATCTTGGGATCGGTAATAAGTAG
- a CDS encoding aspartate:alanine antiporter, with protein MNIDVNNLLLQNDILLLFVVLALGLAVGKIKIGSVQLGGSIGVLFTAIIFGNAGFTFSPDTLSIGFMLFIYCVGIEAGPNFFGVFFRDGKSYLLLALAVLLSAIGLTLFFQNQLGLDISIATGMMAGALTATPVLVGAKDALNSGLTGAEGEQLGMMIDNLSVGYAMAYLTGLVSLIVLAKLMPKLQRHNLEHSAQQIAIERGLGSESQRKVYLPIIRAYRVGPELIDWIDGRNLRELGIYRQTGCYIERIRRNGILANPDGDAILQQGDEIALVGYPDSHARLDPSFRNGKEVFDRDLLDLRIVEEEIVVKNDSVAQKKLSDLNLSEYGCFLNRVVRAQVEMPMDQGIILNKGDVLQISGEKSRVKGLADRIGFISIHSQMSDLLAFCCFFILGLGLGMITLTFGQVTFGLGNAAGLLLAGISLGFLRANHPTFGYVPQGALNMVKDLGLMTFMAGIGLSAGSRLFDYIADMGFSVILASIVISVIPVIVAYLIGAYVLKMNRALLFGAIIGARTCAPAMDMINEHARSTIPALGYAGTYAIANVILTLAGTLMIILV; from the coding sequence GTGAATATAGACGTCAATAACCTCCTGCTCCAAAACGATATTTTACTCCTTTTTGTGGTTCTCGCTCTCGGCCTCGCAGTCGGAAAGATCAAAATTGGTAGTGTGCAACTCGGCGGATCCATCGGTGTGTTGTTCACCGCGATCATTTTTGGCAACGCGGGGTTCACCTTCTCGCCTGATACCCTCAGCATCGGCTTTATGCTGTTTATCTACTGCGTGGGAATTGAGGCGGGGCCGAACTTTTTTGGCGTCTTTTTCCGTGACGGAAAATCATACCTATTGCTTGCCTTGGCGGTGTTACTCAGTGCCATTGGCTTAACCCTGTTCTTCCAAAACCAGTTGGGGCTGGATATCAGCATTGCCACCGGCATGATGGCCGGCGCACTCACCGCCACCCCGGTATTGGTGGGCGCGAAAGATGCGCTTAACTCCGGCTTAACCGGCGCGGAAGGCGAACAGCTGGGGATGATGATTGATAACCTCAGTGTCGGCTATGCCATGGCTTACCTCACTGGTCTGGTGAGCTTAATTGTGCTGGCGAAATTGATGCCGAAGTTGCAGCGCCATAACCTTGAGCACTCCGCCCAACAGATTGCGATTGAGCGCGGCTTGGGGAGTGAATCACAGCGTAAGGTCTATTTACCCATTATTCGCGCCTATCGGGTCGGCCCTGAATTGATCGATTGGATTGATGGCCGCAACCTGCGTGAGCTGGGTATTTATCGCCAAACCGGCTGTTATATCGAGCGCATTCGCCGTAACGGCATTTTGGCTAACCCTGATGGGGATGCCATTTTGCAGCAAGGCGACGAGATTGCCTTGGTGGGTTATCCCGACAGCCACGCGCGACTGGACCCGAGCTTTCGGAACGGTAAAGAAGTGTTTGACCGCGACCTGCTCGACTTGCGCATTGTCGAGGAAGAAATCGTGGTGAAAAACGACAGCGTGGCGCAGAAAAAGCTGTCGGATTTAAACCTGTCGGAATACGGCTGCTTTTTAAACCGAGTGGTGCGCGCTCAGGTTGAGATGCCGATGGACCAAGGGATTATCCTCAACAAAGGCGATGTGCTGCAAATCAGTGGTGAGAAAAGCCGCGTAAAAGGCTTGGCCGACCGCATCGGCTTTATCTCAATTCATAGCCAGATGTCGGATTTGCTCGCTTTTTGCTGCTTCTTTATTTTGGGGCTGGGCTTGGGGATGATCACCCTAACCTTCGGCCAAGTGACCTTTGGCCTGGGTAATGCCGCTGGCTTGTTGTTGGCGGGGATCAGCCTCGGCTTTTTACGTGCCAACCACCCCACTTTCGGCTATGTGCCCCAAGGGGCGCTAAATATGGTGAAAGATCTCGGCCTGATGACCTTTATGGCTGGCATTGGACTGAGTGCCGGTAGTCGGCTGTTTGATTACATCGCGGACATGGGCTTTTCGGTGATCCTGGCCAGCATTGTGATCAGTGTTATCCCAGTGATTGTCGCCTATTTGATTGGCGCGTATGTGCTGAAGATGAACCGCGCGCTCTTGTTTGGCGCAATCATCGGGGCAAGAACCTGTGCGCCGGCGATGGATATGATCAACGAGCACGCCCGCAGCACTATTCCAGCTTTGGGCTACGCGGGCACTTATGCGATTGCCAACGTTATTTTGACCTTGGCCGGCACCTTGATGATTATTTTGGTGTAA
- a CDS encoding response regulator — translation MQVLIIEDDSILSHHLNTELSELGHHVRCASTASEGLYYADQYPNDIAIIDLGLPDQDGISLIRDIRAKGLRLPILVLTARANWQDKVTGLDAGADDYLVKPFQKPELVARLNALVRRSAGFVKPTITAGDIELDLLAKSVTVNGQALELTAFEYDLFEYLIRHSREVISKQRLLDVLYHDQDGDPNTIEVMISRLRKKLIQTGHDNPISTVRGQGYLFEIQAE, via the coding sequence ATGCAGGTTCTTATTATTGAAGATGACTCGATTTTAAGTCATCACCTGAACACCGAACTCAGTGAACTCGGCCACCATGTTCGCTGTGCCAGCACCGCCAGCGAAGGGCTTTATTACGCTGACCAATACCCCAATGATATTGCCATTATTGACCTCGGTTTGCCCGATCAAGATGGCATTAGCCTAATTCGTGATATTCGCGCCAAAGGGCTGCGCCTACCGATTTTGGTGCTCACCGCGCGCGCCAATTGGCAAGATAAAGTCACGGGGTTAGATGCCGGTGCCGATGACTACCTGGTAAAGCCGTTTCAAAAGCCGGAACTGGTGGCACGACTAAACGCATTGGTGCGTCGCAGTGCTGGTTTTGTGAAGCCCACTATCACCGCTGGCGATATCGAGTTAGATTTGTTGGCGAAGTCGGTTACCGTCAACGGGCAAGCACTGGAACTCACCGCCTTTGAGTATGATTTGTTTGAGTACCTGATTCGTCACAGTCGCGAAGTGATCTCGAAACAACGCTTGCTCGATGTGCTGTATCATGACCAAGATGGCGACCCCAACACCATTGAGGTGATGATCAGTCGTCTGCGTAAAAAGCTGATCCAAACCGGACACGACAACCCCATCTCGACCGTGCGCGGCCAAGGCTACCTGTTCGAGATCCAAGCTGAGTAA
- a CDS encoding ATP-binding protein has translation MKLGQFTLCQCRPRLRTRVLATSIGIILLFSIALAALINKLYQQNSMAAYSRDLASQIPMVMAQLSKDGLIRADQLTAWIQSLDPSSSDYMSVLCTPDNHTLWTSRDVQAFNIDDICTLIPNEAKKPQYLSIAGFNVVAQRLSSEKQPGDSENRLFVLRNVDKQKQQLADLEAETWFYISLLFVSASALVVAACHWSFSPLRRLARELIAITESRQQTLDNDYPDELQDVTQALNRMITQREKQKARYRHAMDDLAHSLKTRLSATNALLDDNHLSREHLNKRILEQVSQMDDMVQYQLKRALVGQCGLKREDSPLSAPIDSLTGMLDKAYRDKPVKVVRAFDEHASLPVHRSDLMELLGNLLENAYRFCLETVQIRLDDHGEVWQLAIEDDGPGVPEQYRESIFQRGVRADQLNPGTGIGLAVCDEIIASYDGNIHASDSPLQGAAFVLTIPKR, from the coding sequence ATGAAACTAGGCCAATTTACCCTTTGCCAATGTCGCCCCCGACTGCGCACGCGCGTGCTCGCTACCTCGATTGGCATTATTCTCCTTTTCTCGATTGCGCTCGCGGCCTTGATTAATAAGCTGTATCAGCAAAACTCCATGGCGGCTTACTCGCGCGATCTGGCCTCACAAATTCCGATGGTGATGGCGCAGCTCAGTAAAGACGGGCTGATCCGCGCTGACCAGCTGACCGCTTGGATCCAATCGCTTGACCCATCCAGCAGCGATTATATGTCGGTGCTATGTACACCTGATAACCACACGCTGTGGACCTCGCGCGATGTGCAAGCGTTTAATATCGACGATATCTGCACGCTGATCCCTAACGAAGCGAAAAAGCCGCAGTATCTTTCCATTGCTGGCTTTAACGTGGTGGCGCAGCGGCTTTCGTCAGAAAAACAACCGGGTGATAGCGAGAACCGGTTGTTTGTATTGCGCAACGTAGACAAACAAAAACAACAGTTAGCCGATTTAGAAGCTGAGACGTGGTTTTACATCAGCTTGCTATTTGTCTCGGCGTCGGCACTGGTGGTTGCCGCGTGCCATTGGAGCTTCTCGCCGCTGCGTCGCTTGGCCAGAGAGCTGATCGCAATTACTGAATCACGCCAGCAAACACTGGATAACGATTACCCTGACGAGCTGCAAGATGTCACCCAGGCGCTTAACCGGATGATCACCCAGCGGGAAAAGCAAAAAGCCCGTTATCGCCACGCCATGGATGATTTAGCGCACAGCCTTAAAACGCGTTTATCCGCCACCAACGCCCTACTCGATGATAATCACCTGTCGCGCGAGCACCTGAATAAGCGGATTTTAGAGCAGGTCAGCCAGATGGATGACATGGTGCAATATCAGCTTAAACGCGCACTGGTGGGGCAATGTGGACTGAAACGCGAAGATAGCCCACTCAGCGCGCCTATCGATAGCCTGACCGGCATGTTAGATAAAGCCTATCGCGATAAACCCGTGAAGGTGGTGCGAGCGTTTGATGAACATGCCTCGTTGCCGGTGCACCGCAGTGATTTGATGGAGTTACTCGGTAACTTGCTGGAAAACGCCTACCGGTTTTGCCTTGAAACCGTGCAAATCCGGCTCGACGATCACGGCGAAGTGTGGCAACTGGCGATTGAAGACGATGGCCCCGGGGTACCTGAGCAATACCGGGAAAGCATATTCCAGCGCGGGGTACGTGCCGATCAGCTTAACCCTGGAACCGGCATTGGATTGGCGGTGTGCGATGAAATCATTGCCAGTTATGATGGCAACATCCACGCCAGCGACTCCCCGTTGCAAGGGGCGGCGTTTGTGTTGACCATTCCTAAGCGCTAG
- the pgsA gene encoding CDP-diacylglycerol--glycerol-3-phosphate 3-phosphatidyltransferase: protein MRLNIPTILTFLRIALIPVFVVAYYLPYAWAPFAAALIFVIAGATDWLDGYLARRLKQSTRFGAFLDPVADKVMVAIAMVLIVEHYASIWITIPAATMIAREVIISALREWMAEIGKRASVAVSWVGKFKTGSQMFALTMLLWHGAPWIEWLGYIALYAAAGLTYWSMYQYMMAAKDDLLADPEDE, encoded by the coding sequence ATGCGTCTAAATATACCTACCATTTTGACCTTTTTGCGCATTGCGCTTATTCCGGTCTTTGTTGTTGCCTACTATCTGCCTTATGCCTGGGCGCCATTTGCGGCGGCACTGATTTTTGTGATTGCTGGTGCCACCGATTGGTTAGATGGCTATTTAGCGCGTCGCTTAAAGCAATCGACCCGTTTTGGTGCCTTTTTAGATCCCGTCGCCGACAAGGTGATGGTGGCGATTGCCATGGTGCTGATTGTTGAGCACTACGCCTCTATTTGGATCACCATTCCCGCGGCAACTATGATTGCGCGTGAGGTGATTATTTCAGCCCTGCGAGAGTGGATGGCAGAAATCGGCAAACGTGCCAGCGTCGCGGTCTCTTGGGTGGGAAAATTTAAAACCGGCTCACAAATGTTCGCACTGACCATGCTGCTTTGGCATGGCGCGCCTTGGATTGAATGGTTAGGTTACATTGCGCTGTACGCTGCGGCAGGCCTGACCTATTGGTCGATGTATCAGTACATGATGGCAGCCAAAGACGACTTGCTTGCCGATCCGGAAGATGAATAA